A single genomic interval of Thermovibrio guaymasensis harbors:
- a CDS encoding 2-oxoacid:acceptor oxidoreductase subunit alpha — protein MELSVLIGGEAGEGVKESANLFSRVLTNIGYSVFTYHDYSSLIRGGHNFSIVRFSNEDVFAPVKKVDYIVALDSKSLEKHRENAKENTKWIVDSELPGNVKVPFRKLAKGVKRSSAILGALLKTFKIPYEEGLSVLRELPDYQENERIFLQAYEIAEEIEELVEVEGIKGDYISGSEAIALGAVDGGLKIYIAYPMTPASPVLHFLASHKRELGIKVVQPENEIGAINMVLGAAYAGGRAMTGTSGGGFALMTETLSLAGMSETPVVIYEAQRGAPSTGVPTYTEQSDLLFALFAGHGDFPRIVLAPSDAKESYLFSRKAMNLAWKFQTPVIILSSKNVAESFFTQEIKREKLVEEPKLWNGEGEYRRYEITDDGVSPLAFPGTKGAVVKFNSYEHDPFGITTEEPVEINRMKEKRERKRRTVEEFVRNDKESVSVGGDLSSDRVILTWGENWGVCCEVGDELGFKVVKPNYLEPFPSERLKEEIGKAKELTVVELSISGQFEKLLNLYGIKANSRFRKYDTRPIFKEELKEFLGGRDGA, from the coding sequence ATGGAGCTCTCAGTTCTAATAGGGGGGGAAGCAGGTGAAGGAGTTAAAGAGTCTGCTAACCTTTTCTCAAGAGTTTTAACAAACATAGGCTACAGCGTATTTACCTACCACGACTACTCTTCACTGATAAGGGGAGGACACAATTTCTCAATAGTAAGGTTTTCAAACGAGGACGTATTTGCTCCCGTTAAGAAAGTTGACTACATTGTAGCCCTTGACTCAAAGAGCTTGGAAAAGCACAGAGAAAACGCTAAGGAAAATACAAAGTGGATAGTTGATTCAGAACTTCCGGGAAACGTTAAAGTCCCCTTTAGGAAACTGGCAAAAGGAGTAAAGAGGAGCTCTGCCATCTTGGGAGCTCTCTTAAAGACCTTCAAAATTCCTTACGAAGAAGGGCTGAGCGTCCTAAGGGAACTTCCCGACTACCAGGAGAACGAAAGGATCTTCCTTCAGGCGTACGAGATCGCAGAGGAAATAGAGGAGCTGGTTGAAGTTGAAGGGATAAAGGGAGACTACATATCTGGAAGTGAAGCTATTGCCCTTGGGGCAGTTGACGGAGGGTTAAAAATCTACATAGCCTACCCGATGACGCCGGCCTCTCCCGTTCTTCACTTCTTAGCTTCTCACAAAAGGGAACTTGGAATAAAGGTCGTTCAACCTGAGAACGAAATAGGAGCAATAAACATGGTTCTAGGGGCAGCTTACGCTGGAGGAAGGGCAATGACAGGAACTTCCGGTGGAGGTTTTGCCCTTATGACAGAGACCTTAAGCCTTGCAGGAATGAGCGAAACTCCAGTTGTTATATACGAGGCCCAGAGGGGAGCTCCCTCAACAGGCGTTCCAACCTACACTGAACAGTCAGACCTGCTCTTTGCCCTCTTTGCAGGCCACGGAGACTTCCCCAGGATAGTCCTTGCCCCTTCAGATGCAAAGGAGAGCTACCTCTTCTCAAGGAAGGCAATGAACCTAGCGTGGAAGTTTCAAACTCCCGTGATAATTCTTTCAAGTAAGAACGTTGCAGAGAGCTTCTTCACTCAAGAGATAAAGAGGGAAAAGCTAGTTGAGGAGCCAAAGCTGTGGAACGGAGAGGGAGAGTACAGGAGGTACGAAATAACAGACGATGGAGTATCCCCCCTAGCGTTTCCCGGAACCAAGGGAGCAGTTGTTAAGTTCAACAGCTACGAACACGACCCCTTCGGAATAACGACGGAAGAACCGGTTGAAATTAACCGTATGAAGGAAAAGAGGGAGAGGAAGAGGAGAACAGTTGAAGAGTTCGTAAGGAACGACAAAGAGTCTGTATCGGTAGGAGGAGACTTAAGTTCCGATAGGGTCATACTAACTTGGGGGGAGAACTGGGGAGTTTGCTGTGAAGTTGGGGATGAGCTGGGCTTTAAGGTCGTAAAGCCAAACTACCTTGAACCTTTCCCTTCTGAAAGGCTAAAGGAGGAAATAGGAAAGGCTAAAGAGCTAACCGTTGTGGAGCTCTCAATATCGGGACAGTTTGAGAAACTCCTTAACCTTTACGGAATAAAGGCAAACAGTAGGTTCAGGAAGTACGACACAAGGCCCATATTTAAAGAAGAGCTAAAGGAGTTCTTGGGAGGGAGAGATGGAGCTTAA
- a CDS encoding thiamine pyrophosphate-dependent enzyme, which yields MELKTYAENTWCPGCGNFGILKAFEEAVKELSSEIPVENFVVASGIGCHGKIADYLNLNSFYSIHGRALSNLEGAKLIKGKLVCVGFVGDGDIYAEGISHLIFAAKRNVDITAVVHDNRSYSLTTGQFTPTSPSRFKGKSTPEGPPEDPMNPVALMLSAGATFVARGFSGDIQHLKWLFKEAVKHRGFSFIDVLQPCVSFFNTFPFYRKHCYKLEDEGHDFTDFEKAMEKAREWDYNRDDEDVRIPIGIFYKVQKPTYEERVNIKDSE from the coding sequence ATGGAGCTTAAAACTTACGCAGAGAATACGTGGTGTCCCGGCTGTGGAAACTTCGGAATACTGAAGGCCTTTGAGGAGGCAGTTAAGGAGCTCTCCTCCGAAATACCGGTTGAAAACTTTGTAGTAGCCTCAGGAATAGGGTGCCACGGGAAAATAGCAGACTACCTAAACCTAAACAGCTTCTACTCAATACACGGAAGGGCACTAAGTAATTTGGAGGGAGCAAAGCTTATAAAGGGTAAACTCGTGTGCGTCGGCTTTGTAGGAGATGGAGATATCTACGCAGAGGGAATCTCCCACCTTATCTTCGCAGCAAAGAGGAACGTAGATATAACTGCAGTGGTCCACGATAACAGGTCTTACAGCCTTACAACCGGCCAGTTTACCCCCACCTCCCCTTCCCGCTTCAAAGGGAAGTCAACGCCTGAGGGCCCGCCAGAAGACCCCATGAACCCAGTAGCCCTAATGCTCTCAGCAGGAGCAACTTTTGTTGCAAGGGGATTTTCAGGAGACATCCAGCACCTTAAATGGCTCTTTAAAGAGGCCGTAAAACACAGAGGTTTCTCTTTCATAGACGTCCTTCAACCCTGCGTCTCCTTCTTTAACACTTTTCCCTTTTACAGGAAACACTGCTACAAGCTTGAAGATGAAGGACACGACTTTACAGACTTTGAAAAGGCGATGGAAAAGGCAAGGGAGTGGGACTACAACAGGGACGATGAAGACGTAAGGATTCCCATCGGGATTTTCTACAAAGTTCAAAAGCCAACTTATGAGGAGAGAGTAAACATTAAAGATAGCGAATAA
- the flgL gene encoding flagellar hook-associated protein FlgL, translating to MRVSGDLIYDILVKYDRQRNTQLTRKTEELSSGKSILAPSDSPVDFARSLRLKRFSERLDRLNKNIDIISSFLDSAESTVNSAINVLQEARVKFIQLLNTGTITQDDAKTLADYFESLKNYVIKLGNVKVGDSYLFGGVKTQTPPFSSDGTYQGSAQETTVPIAPGVEQNTNFNGENYFAVNKVSNRVLAVEVLDKVIEIIQSGNLNDLHTQEISVDLGDGTKSMKLLDAFDAALSRMMEYRSILGTKRRVTSDLKVQNESMSLRLRELNSELTDTDYPKAIAEYEKAKTAYQALLAAISNVQNISILNFLK from the coding sequence ATGAGGGTTTCAGGCGACCTGATCTATGACATCTTAGTTAAGTATGATAGGCAGAGGAATACTCAGCTTACGAGGAAGACGGAAGAGCTTTCCTCCGGAAAGTCCATACTAGCTCCCTCAGATAGCCCCGTTGACTTTGCACGCTCCTTAAGGTTAAAGCGCTTTTCAGAGAGACTTGATAGGCTGAATAAGAATATAGATATTATCTCCTCTTTCCTAGACTCTGCTGAGTCAACGGTAAACTCTGCAATTAACGTCCTTCAGGAGGCCAGAGTAAAGTTTATACAGCTTTTAAACACCGGTACTATTACTCAGGATGATGCAAAGACCCTTGCCGATTACTTTGAGAGTTTAAAGAATTACGTTATTAAACTTGGAAACGTTAAAGTCGGTGACTCTTACCTGTTTGGGGGAGTTAAAACTCAAACTCCTCCCTTTTCCTCTGATGGAACCTATCAAGGTTCAGCCCAGGAGACGACAGTTCCAATTGCCCCTGGGGTTGAGCAGAATACGAACTTTAACGGCGAGAATTACTTTGCAGTTAATAAGGTTTCAAATAGAGTTCTTGCAGTTGAGGTTCTGGATAAAGTCATTGAGATTATTCAGTCTGGCAATTTAAATGACCTCCATACTCAGGAGATATCGGTTGACCTCGGAGATGGAACTAAGAGTATGAAGCTCCTAGATGCTTTTGATGCTGCCCTATCAAGGATGATGGAGTACCGTTCAATTTTGGGAACTAAGCGAAGGGTTACCTCTGATCTAAAGGTTCAAAATGAATCAATGTCTTTAAGGTTGAGAGAGCTGAACTCAGAGTTAACAGATACAGACTACCCTAAAGCTATAGCAGAGTATGAAAAGGCTAAGACGGCATATCAAGCTCTCCTTGCGGCAATTTCAAACGTTCAGAACATCTCTATACTTAACTTTTTAAAGTAA
- the flgK gene encoding flagellar hook-associated protein FlgK translates to MSLFGALSIASQALLSNRIAVNSTTKNINNSYTEGYSREEPVFADVPGSGVSVEELRRVFSRALFKQYVSANQEREAYSQESTILSQIESVFNDATGSGFSEALNYFFSSLHDVALNPDDIAARESFLGAARTLIGRIRQSYSSLEEIGETYYGKLLNSVDRLNQLLKELSQVNKFIPLSKGSPTYNQYLDQRDKLIEEISSFIETKVTFNEDGTVNLYTAKGFALVLKDRAFKVSADRDSSGIHLKVNGSDISSSLKKGSIGGILSGIGLVEEWKSRLNKFTSVFAEKVNQQHKAGYDLYANKGGDLFTSDNGQPVDASNIVLAFDDPKKLAAASSTSNLNADNENVKALIALGQEKFSELNDLSFGEFYASEIVSALGSKVASVKNLYENSTLRFNAVKEKVKELSGVNVDEEMIKLTKFQKAYQAAARVVTVSDELLETVLGMVR, encoded by the coding sequence ATGTCTCTCTTTGGAGCTCTCTCAATAGCAAGCCAGGCCCTGCTATCAAACAGAATTGCCGTAAACTCTACGACGAAGAACATCAATAACTCCTACACTGAAGGTTACTCCAGGGAAGAACCTGTATTTGCCGATGTTCCCGGATCTGGAGTTTCAGTTGAGGAGCTCCGTAGGGTATTCAGCAGGGCTCTCTTTAAACAGTACGTAAGTGCTAATCAGGAAAGGGAGGCCTATTCTCAGGAAAGCACAATTCTCTCTCAAATAGAGTCTGTATTTAACGATGCAACTGGAAGTGGCTTTAGTGAAGCTTTAAACTATTTCTTCTCCTCCCTTCACGATGTGGCCCTTAACCCTGATGATATTGCAGCAAGGGAGAGTTTCTTAGGGGCTGCACGAACCTTGATAGGAAGAATAAGGCAGAGTTACAGTTCCTTGGAGGAGATAGGGGAAACTTACTACGGAAAACTCCTTAATAGCGTTGACAGGCTTAATCAGCTTTTAAAAGAACTATCTCAAGTTAACAAATTTATTCCTCTATCTAAAGGTTCTCCAACTTACAACCAGTACTTAGATCAGAGGGATAAGCTCATAGAGGAGATAAGCTCTTTTATAGAGACAAAGGTTACTTTTAACGAAGATGGAACTGTTAACCTCTATACCGCCAAAGGTTTTGCCCTCGTTCTGAAGGATAGGGCCTTTAAGGTTTCGGCTGATAGGGACAGTAGTGGAATTCACTTAAAGGTTAACGGTAGTGACATCTCTTCTTCCTTAAAAAAGGGCTCAATAGGTGGAATTCTCTCCGGAATCGGTTTGGTTGAGGAGTGGAAGAGTAGGCTGAATAAGTTTACCTCAGTATTTGCCGAAAAGGTAAACCAGCAGCATAAAGCAGGCTATGACCTTTACGCTAACAAAGGAGGTGATCTTTTTACCTCAGATAACGGTCAGCCTGTAGATGCTTCAAATATCGTTTTGGCCTTTGACGATCCAAAGAAGTTAGCCGCTGCATCCTCTACTTCAAACTTGAATGCCGATAACGAAAACGTTAAAGCCCTTATAGCGCTCGGGCAGGAGAAGTTTTCTGAGCTGAACGATTTGAGCTTTGGGGAGTTCTACGCAAGTGAAATAGTTTCAGCCCTCGGTTCTAAAGTTGCAAGTGTGAAAAATCTTTACGAAAACAGCACCTTGAGGTTTAATGCAGTTAAGGAGAAGGTAAAGGAGCTTTCTGGAGTCAACGTTGATGAAGAAATGATTAAACTTACTAAGTTTCAGAAGGCTTATCAGGCGGCAGCAAGGGTTGTAACGGTTTCCGATGAACTCCTTGAAACAGTCCTTGGAATGGTGAGGTAG
- a CDS encoding PilZ domain-containing protein codes for MEVKNRIFNWLSELKEKEVPVEVIGFYQELPIRVKTKLLDFDENFLQWEYNPKLYLTASDDGKFFFYFNDPLYKEKRLLGADVTYYGNSFIETTFPKPFSDPRFGRQIVRVTTSEKLPVKFYLLSESGEEIALPVRDISEEGVGVVGEKGFLKVGEPIKSKLILPRGELLLEGKVVSSEPLGDKNRFGIKFSIREREKKLLRDYVMARQKEILSKIRDLVE; via the coding sequence TTGGAAGTAAAGAATAGGATTTTTAACTGGTTAAGCGAGCTTAAGGAAAAGGAAGTACCTGTGGAGGTTATAGGCTTTTACCAAGAGCTCCCAATAAGGGTAAAGACGAAACTCCTTGATTTTGATGAAAATTTCCTTCAGTGGGAATATAACCCTAAGCTTTACCTTACTGCTTCAGACGATGGGAAGTTCTTCTTTTACTTTAACGACCCTCTCTACAAGGAAAAGAGGCTTCTCGGTGCCGATGTTACTTACTATGGAAATTCCTTCATTGAGACCACTTTTCCTAAACCCTTTTCCGATCCTAGGTTTGGCAGACAGATTGTTAGAGTTACTACGTCTGAAAAGCTTCCGGTAAAGTTCTACCTCCTTTCTGAAAGCGGAGAAGAAATTGCTCTCCCGGTTAGGGATATTTCAGAGGAAGGAGTAGGAGTTGTTGGAGAAAAAGGCTTTTTAAAAGTAGGAGAGCCTATAAAATCGAAGTTGATTCTCCCTAGAGGAGAACTCCTTTTAGAGGGTAAAGTAGTTTCTTCAGAGCCGCTGGGAGATAAGAACAGGTTTGGTATAAAGTTTTCAATTAGAGAGAGGGAGAAGAAACTCTTGAGAGATTACGTTATGGCAAGGCAGAAGGAAATTTTAAGTAAAATAAGGGATTTAGTGGAGTAG
- a CDS encoding YdcF family protein, whose amino-acid sequence MIFLLKKVIGNFLVILGLFIIFSGLIFVLIVKKRYRAAKFFFLILFTSLYFFSTELGRDFLLRPLESKYSYPNVKEVNCSYIVVLGGGITENSPNEGGNPSVREDTLYRLYEAFKVWKERGFPIVVTGGKVTSEFAEAPAMKKVLINLGVPSSEILVEDRSRTTFENALYTAKLIGREKICLVTSVYHMPRSVAIFKSFGFKVIPIPTDYRVRNEVYSFFSFLPFPEFIKDSITGFREWIGIVFFELFSKWRAREDSNLRPTD is encoded by the coding sequence ATGATTTTCTTGTTAAAGAAAGTAATTGGGAACTTCCTAGTTATTCTAGGTCTCTTTATAATTTTTTCTGGTTTAATTTTCGTATTAATCGTAAAGAAACGTTATAGAGCTGCGAAGTTTTTTTTCCTTATTCTTTTTACTTCTCTTTACTTTTTCTCTACAGAACTCGGTAGAGATTTCCTACTAAGACCTCTTGAAAGTAAATACTCCTATCCGAACGTTAAAGAGGTTAACTGTTCTTACATTGTTGTCTTAGGTGGAGGGATTACAGAAAATTCCCCAAATGAAGGAGGTAACCCTTCTGTTAGGGAAGATACGTTATATCGGTTGTATGAAGCCTTTAAGGTTTGGAAGGAGAGGGGTTTTCCTATTGTAGTTACGGGAGGTAAGGTTACTTCCGAATTTGCTGAGGCTCCTGCAATGAAGAAAGTGTTAATCAATTTAGGGGTTCCAAGTTCTGAAATTTTAGTTGAGGACAGGAGTAGGACAACTTTTGAGAATGCCCTTTATACGGCAAAATTAATAGGTAGGGAGAAAATATGTCTTGTAACTTCTGTCTATCACATGCCCCGTAGTGTGGCTATTTTTAAATCCTTTGGGTTTAAAGTAATTCCTATTCCTACCGATTATAGGGTGAGAAATGAGGTTTACAGCTTTTTCTCGTTTTTACCCTTTCCGGAATTTATTAAAGACTCAATTACAGGCTTTAGGGAGTGGATCGGTATTGTCTTTTTTGAACTTTTTTCAAAGTGGCGGGCCCGGGAGGATTCGAACCTCCGACCTACGGATTAG
- the bioB gene encoding biotin synthase BioB, with amino-acid sequence MKEEILKVLRSSLKEFYPLLLKSFNLKLQNFGDSIETCAILNAKSGKCPSDCKFCAQSSKFKIPIKTYPLLDEKELYSRAKEVFNLGISRFSFVISGIFPTKEDLRILGRVIEKLKGESSSFKICASLGQIGKEELRFLKECGLDRYHHNLETSREFYPKISTVQRWEDRLKTVLRAKEVGLSVCCGGIFGLGEGEDDVVSLIGTLKDINVDSVPVNFLHPIKGTPLENANYLTPLKCLKILVALRFALPKAQIRVCGGREFNLRELQSLALLVVDSLMVGNYLTTKGRSLKDDAQLIRDMGFRSTLRL; translated from the coding sequence GTGAAAGAGGAAATCCTAAAAGTTCTAAGAAGTTCACTAAAAGAGTTTTACCCTTTACTTTTAAAATCTTTTAATTTAAAACTTCAAAACTTTGGAGATTCAATTGAGACCTGTGCAATTTTAAACGCAAAGAGCGGTAAGTGTCCTTCAGACTGTAAATTTTGCGCTCAGTCTTCAAAGTTTAAGATACCTATAAAGACCTATCCTCTTCTAGATGAAAAGGAACTCTACTCTAGAGCGAAAGAGGTTTTTAATCTTGGAATAAGCAGGTTTAGCTTTGTAATAAGCGGTATTTTTCCAACTAAAGAAGATTTAAGGATTTTAGGACGCGTTATTGAGAAATTAAAGGGAGAAAGTAGTAGCTTTAAGATATGTGCTTCCCTTGGCCAAATCGGTAAAGAGGAGTTGAGGTTCTTAAAAGAGTGTGGACTTGACCGTTATCACCACAACCTTGAAACGTCCCGAGAGTTCTATCCCAAAATATCTACGGTTCAGAGGTGGGAGGACAGGTTAAAAACGGTTCTAAGGGCAAAGGAAGTCGGACTTTCGGTTTGTTGTGGCGGGATTTTTGGTTTGGGAGAGGGAGAGGATGATGTCGTTTCTCTAATAGGGACTTTAAAAGACATCAACGTTGACTCTGTTCCTGTAAATTTCCTCCATCCGATTAAAGGGACTCCTCTAGAAAACGCTAATTACCTTACACCTTTAAAGTGTTTAAAGATTTTAGTTGCTTTAAGGTTTGCCCTTCCTAAAGCTCAAATAAGGGTTTGCGGTGGGAGGGAGTTTAACTTAAGGGAGCTCCAGTCTCTAGCCCTACTCGTTGTTGATTCTCTGATGGTAGGCAACTACCTTACAACGAAGGGAAGGAGTCTAAAAGACGATGCTCAGTTAATTAGGGATATGGGATTTAGGAGTACTTTAAGGTTATGA
- a CDS encoding GTP-binding protein — MPFINFATKEINCKIVYYGPGLSGKTTNIKWIYDHIKPENKGEMITLATETERTLFFDFVPIEVSNVRGFKVRFHLYTTPGQIIYQASRKLILKGVDGIVFVADSQEERHDANLDTLDDMLENLKDYEINIEEIPLVFQYNKRDLPNVLSVEKLRADLNRWGRPDFEAIATKGVGVLETFKEITRQVLKKIKS, encoded by the coding sequence ATGCCGTTTATAAATTTTGCTACTAAAGAAATTAACTGTAAGATAGTCTATTACGGTCCGGGACTGTCGGGAAAGACGACTAATATAAAATGGATTTACGATCACATAAAACCTGAAAATAAGGGTGAAATGATAACTCTTGCTACTGAAACAGAGAGAACTCTCTTCTTTGATTTCGTTCCCATTGAGGTTTCAAACGTTAGAGGATTTAAAGTAAGGTTTCATCTGTATACGACTCCAGGGCAGATTATCTATCAGGCAAGCAGGAAGTTGATTTTAAAGGGGGTTGACGGTATTGTTTTTGTTGCTGATTCTCAAGAAGAGAGACACGATGCAAATTTAGATACTCTTGATGATATGCTTGAAAACTTGAAGGATTATGAAATTAATATTGAAGAAATACCTCTTGTTTTCCAGTACAACAAGAGAGACCTTCCTAACGTTTTGTCTGTTGAAAAGCTGCGGGCAGACCTTAATAGATGGGGCAGACCTGACTTTGAAGCAATTGCTACAAAAGGGGTGGGTGTTCTTGAAACCTTTAAAGAAATAACAAGACAGGTTTTGAAGAAAATAAAGTCGTGA
- a CDS encoding roadblock/LC7 domain-containing protein, whose translation MLSLRPEENERLKELLTNLNNESKAKIVLLIDKSGQLISRSDSPAFSSDDVTFASLTAGNVAASEALSKLLGDKNLSHMFTETEEEGIYMILIADKYILVSIFDKKVSNLGIVRVKIKKYYSELERILREIEKRAEEESSIPTEIDVEDIDLDTLFE comes from the coding sequence ATGTTAAGTTTAAGACCAGAAGAGAACGAGAGGTTAAAGGAACTCCTTACAAACCTTAATAATGAGAGTAAGGCTAAAATAGTTCTCCTCATTGATAAGTCTGGACAGTTAATAAGCCGGAGTGATTCTCCGGCTTTTTCTTCAGATGATGTGACTTTTGCCTCTTTAACCGCAGGGAACGTTGCTGCTTCAGAGGCCCTTTCAAAGCTCCTAGGAGATAAAAACTTAAGTCACATGTTTACTGAGACTGAGGAAGAAGGAATTTATATGATATTGATTGCTGATAAGTACATATTAGTTTCAATTTTTGATAAGAAGGTCTCTAACTTAGGTATTGTAAGAGTCAAGATAAAGAAGTATTATTCTGAGTTGGAGAGAATCCTGAGGGAGATAGAAAAGAGAGCTGAGGAGGAAAGTTCTATTCCTACGGAAATTGATGTGGAAGATATAGACCTAGATACTCTCTTTGAGTAG
- a CDS encoding thiamine pyrophosphate-dependent enzyme, whose product MAQVKPSEIKLPPLKKLTNYPEKLAPGHRLCAGCGASIIIRQMYMVANALGYELVWANATGCVEVCTTIYPYTSWKSPWIHNAFENAAATISGVEAAYKALKKKGRLPSDKKVKFIALGGDGGTYDIGFQSLSGALERGHDFVYVCYDNEAYMNTGIQRSSATPKYANTTTQPVGSESLGKPQHKKWLPEVAAAHGIPYVAQVSPSHWKDLMDKFKKALLTEGPAFINAFSVCPRGWRSKEEEGIKISKLAVETNYWPLFEVENGKWRITHKPKNPKPIEEYLKLQGRFKHLFKPENQDKIRELQEEVNRRWEWLNKMEELTNREG is encoded by the coding sequence ATGGCTCAAGTAAAACCTTCAGAGATAAAGCTTCCACCTTTAAAGAAGTTAACGAACTACCCTGAAAAGTTGGCTCCCGGTCACAGACTATGTGCAGGTTGTGGAGCTTCAATTATCATCAGACAGATGTACATGGTTGCAAATGCCCTGGGTTACGAGCTTGTCTGGGCAAATGCAACAGGCTGTGTTGAAGTTTGTACGACGATTTACCCCTACACTTCTTGGAAGTCCCCTTGGATACACAACGCTTTTGAGAACGCTGCAGCGACTATTTCAGGAGTGGAAGCAGCTTATAAAGCTTTAAAGAAAAAGGGCAGACTCCCTTCAGATAAGAAAGTTAAGTTTATAGCCCTTGGTGGAGATGGTGGAACCTACGACATAGGTTTTCAGTCCCTTTCTGGGGCCCTAGAGAGAGGGCATGACTTTGTTTACGTTTGCTACGACAACGAAGCTTACATGAACACTGGAATTCAGCGTTCTTCTGCTACTCCAAAGTACGCAAATACTACAACTCAGCCGGTAGGTTCAGAGAGTTTAGGTAAGCCACAGCATAAAAAGTGGCTTCCTGAAGTTGCTGCTGCCCATGGAATTCCTTACGTTGCTCAGGTTTCTCCTTCCCACTGGAAAGACCTTATGGATAAGTTTAAAAAGGCCCTTTTAACAGAAGGTCCTGCTTTCATTAACGCCTTTTCAGTCTGTCCAAGGGGTTGGAGGAGTAAAGAAGAGGAAGGAATAAAGATTTCAAAGCTTGCAGTTGAGACGAACTACTGGCCCCTTTTTGAAGTTGAGAACGGTAAGTGGAGAATAACCCATAAGCCTAAGAATCCTAAGCCTATTGAAGAGTACCTTAAGCTTCAAGGAAGGTTTAAGCATTTGTTTAAACCAGAAAATCAGGATAAAATTAGAGAGCTGCAGGAAGAAGTTAATAGGCGCTGGGAGTGGCTTAACAAGATGGAAGAACTCACTAATAGGGAAGGGTAA
- the porA gene encoding pyruvate ferredoxin oxidoreductase gives MRPELIKEVTYVPYSGNMAAAEAMRQINPDVVAAYPITPQTELMQFFADFVANGLVDTEYIPVESEHSAMSACVGAAAAGSRAMTATAGPGLAYMWEVLGIASGMRLPIVMTVVNRALSAPINIHGDQSDMMGARDQGWIMLFSENAEEQYDNLVQAFKIAEDERTRLPVMVGMDGFVISHAIERVRLLPDKAVEEFVGEPKVMFPLLDVDNPVTHGPVAMTDSYMEFKRQQREAMMEAYKVIREVGQQFEEAFGRKYEHIETYMIDDADYVLIIIGSTAGTAKYVIKKLREEKGIKVGLIKIRTYRPFPYYDVMDALEASNAKAVGVFDRAETFGAVGGPLYSDVATAMYLRGKTYPIVSFIYGLGGRDTNVHHIEEAIDKVMAKAAGKEVPLINYLNLNE, from the coding sequence ATGAGGCCTGAGCTTATAAAAGAGGTTACCTACGTTCCCTATTCGGGAAACATGGCAGCTGCAGAGGCTATGAGGCAGATTAACCCTGACGTTGTAGCTGCCTACCCTATTACTCCCCAAACTGAGCTTATGCAGTTCTTTGCAGATTTCGTTGCAAACGGTCTCGTTGATACGGAGTACATTCCCGTTGAGAGTGAGCACTCTGCTATGTCTGCCTGTGTAGGTGCTGCTGCGGCCGGTAGCAGGGCTATGACGGCTACTGCAGGTCCTGGACTTGCCTACATGTGGGAAGTTCTAGGAATAGCTTCAGGAATGAGGTTGCCGATCGTTATGACGGTTGTTAATAGAGCTCTCTCTGCTCCCATTAACATTCACGGAGACCAGTCGGATATGATGGGAGCAAGGGATCAAGGTTGGATTATGCTCTTTTCAGAGAATGCAGAGGAGCAGTACGACAACTTAGTACAGGCCTTTAAGATTGCCGAGGATGAGAGAACCCGCCTTCCAGTTATGGTAGGAATGGACGGTTTCGTTATCTCCCATGCAATAGAGAGAGTTAGGCTCCTTCCAGATAAGGCAGTTGAGGAATTTGTGGGAGAGCCCAAGGTTATGTTCCCACTTCTTGACGTAGATAACCCTGTAACTCACGGCCCCGTTGCTATGACCGACTCTTACATGGAGTTTAAGCGTCAGCAGAGAGAAGCCATGATGGAGGCCTATAAGGTTATAAGGGAGGTAGGCCAGCAGTTTGAAGAGGCCTTTGGAAGGAAGTATGAACACATTGAGACCTACATGATTGATGATGCAGACTACGTTCTAATTATTATAGGTTCAACTGCTGGAACTGCTAAGTACGTGATTAAGAAGTTAAGAGAAGAGAAAGGAATAAAGGTAGGTTTAATCAAGATAAGAACTTATAGGCCGTTCCCTTACTACGACGTTATGGATGCACTGGAAGCCTCAAACGCTAAGGCTGTTGGTGTTTTTGATAGAGCGGAGACTTTCGGTGCAGTTGGAGGGCCTCTTTACAGTGACGTAGCAACAGCCATGTACTTGAGGGGTAAAACTTACCCTATCGTGAGCTTTATATACGGACTCGGTGGAAGGGATACAAACGTTCACCACATTGAAGAGGCCATTGATAAGGTAATGGCAAAGGCAGCTGGGAAAGAAGTTCCACTTATAAACTACCTTAACCTTAACGAGTAA